A genomic window from Luteolibacter sp. LG18 includes:
- the metE gene encoding 5-methyltetrahydropteroyltriglutamate--homocysteine S-methyltransferase — protein MNPNLTTHVGGYPRIGRKRELKQALEAFWAGRLDAASLDETARSLRLRHWQEQKDAGLDFVAVNDFSYYDNMLDLACVFGVVPERFGKADEPVTLDRYFRLARGRARKDGRPDVAPLELTKWFDTNYHYLVPELAAGQEFRFAWDKPVRELKEAIEAGHCAKVVLIGPVTFLALSKTPEGDPLEFTEKLLPAYRALLEALAAAGAEWVEIAEPILSTRKDAKVLAALQRVWSEQDGLASVKGLKFLLSVAFGPIGSALETVAALPVDGLQVDATRGQGDLPWLLKNWPVDRVLSLGVIDGRSIWRTNPETWRAVVATFREQRPQENLWLGSSCPLLHVPHDLGEETTIDPQLRSWLAFAKEKLAELVIVAAGEAPVDALAAARAAIASRKQHPGVHNTALRNTVAALDEKSARRGKPVTERVALQRERLGLPLFPTTSIGSFPQTAEIRALRARYRKGIDNEAAYQAGLDAALREVIRNQEKLGLDVLVHGEFERTDMVEFFGEKLEGVAVTANGWVQSYGSRCVKPPVIWGDITRPQPMTVEVSKRAQSLTEKPMKGMLTGPITILQWSWVRDDLSRSAVATQIALAVRAEVVDLEAAGIRVIQVDEPGLREGFPLDDADRAAYLEWAVRAFKIATSGVRDETQIHTHMCYAEFTDVAGAIAALDADVITLEASRSKMKALGAVLEGGILSEVGPGVWDIHSPRVPAVEEVSDLLRRALAVIPAERLWVNPDCGLKTRGWEETKASLKNLVAAAHVLREEHAAVAV, from the coding sequence ATGAATCCAAATCTGACCACCCACGTCGGCGGCTATCCGCGGATCGGCCGCAAGCGGGAACTGAAGCAGGCGCTGGAGGCGTTCTGGGCCGGGCGGCTCGACGCGGCCTCGCTGGATGAAACGGCGCGTTCGCTGCGCCTCCGCCACTGGCAGGAACAGAAGGACGCCGGCCTCGATTTCGTGGCGGTGAACGATTTCAGCTACTACGACAACATGCTCGACCTCGCCTGCGTGTTCGGCGTGGTGCCGGAGCGCTTCGGCAAGGCCGATGAGCCGGTGACGCTGGACCGCTACTTCCGCCTCGCCCGCGGTCGCGCCCGCAAGGACGGTCGCCCGGATGTGGCCCCGCTGGAGCTGACGAAGTGGTTCGATACCAACTACCACTACCTGGTGCCGGAGCTGGCGGCCGGGCAGGAGTTCCGCTTCGCGTGGGACAAGCCGGTGCGCGAGCTGAAGGAGGCGATCGAGGCCGGGCACTGCGCGAAGGTGGTGCTGATCGGGCCGGTGACGTTCCTGGCGCTGTCGAAGACGCCGGAGGGCGACCCGCTCGAGTTCACGGAAAAGCTGCTGCCCGCCTACCGCGCGCTGCTGGAGGCGCTGGCCGCCGCCGGGGCGGAGTGGGTGGAGATCGCCGAACCGATCCTGTCCACGCGCAAGGACGCCAAGGTGCTCGCCGCGCTGCAACGCGTGTGGTCGGAGCAGGACGGCCTCGCGTCCGTGAAGGGCCTGAAGTTCCTGCTCTCCGTGGCCTTCGGTCCGATCGGCTCCGCCTTGGAAACCGTAGCCGCGCTGCCGGTGGACGGCCTCCAGGTCGATGCCACCCGCGGCCAGGGCGACCTGCCGTGGCTGCTGAAGAACTGGCCGGTCGACCGCGTGCTGTCGCTCGGCGTGATCGACGGTCGCTCGATCTGGCGCACGAATCCGGAAACGTGGCGCGCGGTGGTGGCGACCTTCCGCGAGCAGCGTCCGCAGGAAAACCTGTGGCTCGGCAGTTCGTGCCCGCTGCTGCACGTGCCGCACGATCTCGGCGAGGAAACCACGATCGATCCGCAGCTCCGCTCGTGGCTGGCGTTCGCGAAGGAGAAGCTCGCGGAACTCGTCATCGTCGCCGCGGGCGAGGCCCCGGTGGACGCGCTGGCGGCGGCCCGTGCCGCGATCGCCTCGCGCAAGCAGCACCCTGGCGTCCACAACACCGCCCTGCGCAACACCGTGGCCGCGCTCGATGAGAAGTCGGCGCGCCGCGGCAAGCCGGTGACCGAGCGCGTAGCCCTCCAGCGGGAACGACTGGGACTGCCGTTGTTCCCCACCACCTCCATCGGCTCCTTCCCGCAGACCGCGGAGATCCGCGCGCTGCGCGCCCGCTACCGCAAGGGCATCGACAACGAGGCGGCCTATCAGGCGGGTCTCGACGCCGCGCTGCGCGAGGTGATCCGGAACCAGGAGAAACTCGGGCTCGACGTGCTGGTGCACGGCGAATTCGAGCGCACGGACATGGTCGAGTTCTTCGGCGAGAAGCTGGAAGGCGTGGCCGTCACCGCGAACGGCTGGGTGCAGAGCTACGGCTCGCGCTGCGTGAAGCCGCCGGTGATCTGGGGCGACATCACCCGCCCGCAACCGATGACGGTGGAGGTTTCCAAGCGCGCGCAATCGCTCACCGAAAAGCCGATGAAAGGCATGCTCACCGGTCCGATCACCATCCTCCAGTGGAGCTGGGTGCGCGATGACCTGTCGCGTTCCGCCGTGGCCACGCAGATCGCGCTCGCGGTCCGCGCCGAGGTGGTGGACCTGGAAGCCGCGGGCATCCGCGTGATCCAGGTGGACGAGCCGGGCCTGCGCGAGGGCTTCCCGCTCGATGACGCGGACCGCGCGGCCTACCTCGAGTGGGCGGTGCGCGCGTTCAAGATCGCGACCAGCGGCGTGCGGGATGAAACGCAGATCCACACCCACATGTGCTACGCGGAATTCACCGACGTCGCCGGAGCCATCGCGGCGCTGGACGCGGACGTGATCACGCTGGAGGCCTCCCGCAGCAAGATGAAGGCGCTCGGCGCGGTCCTTGAAGGCGGCATCCTCTCCGAGGTCGGCCCGGGCGTGTGGGACATCCACTCGCCGCGCGTCCCCGCGGTGGAGGAGGTGTCCGACCTGCTGCGCCGCGCGCTGGCGGTGATCCCGGCCGAGCGGCTGTGGGTGAATCCGGACTGCGGCCTGAAGACCCGCGGCTGGGAGGAAACCAAGGCCTCGCTGAAAAACCTCGTCGCCGCCGCCCACGTCCTGCGCGAGGAACACGCCGCCGTGGCGGTGTGA
- a CDS encoding LysR family transcriptional regulator encodes MLEVRHLQSLVALAETGNLTRAGQRVSLSQSALSHQVRTLEEHYGVELFERKTSPLKWTRAGERLLVLAYDVQRQIADAERDLARLEQGVAGTLRIAVECHSCFDWLMPAMDLLREGWPDVEMDIVSGFHADPVGLLDENRADLVIVSSAKRRKGIEHHPLFEYDMPALLAHDHPLLRKPHLTARDFERETLITYPIPDNRMDLFRQVLEPAGIEPKERRTTELTVAILQLVKSKRGIAALPRWAVQQYLDRDYVAERPIGTHGLRASLHAATTREGASQAYMKEFIETVRRTAEKQFPGIRLL; translated from the coding sequence ATGCTCGAAGTCCGCCACCTCCAGTCCCTCGTCGCCCTCGCCGAAACCGGCAATCTCACCCGCGCCGGGCAACGCGTTTCGCTCAGCCAGAGCGCGCTGTCCCACCAGGTCCGCACGCTGGAGGAGCACTACGGCGTCGAGTTGTTCGAGCGGAAGACCAGCCCGCTGAAGTGGACCCGCGCCGGGGAGCGGCTGCTGGTCCTCGCCTACGACGTCCAGCGCCAGATCGCCGATGCCGAGCGCGACCTCGCCCGCCTCGAGCAGGGCGTGGCCGGCACCCTGCGGATCGCGGTGGAGTGCCACTCGTGCTTCGACTGGCTGATGCCCGCCATGGATCTCCTCCGCGAGGGCTGGCCGGACGTGGAAATGGACATCGTCTCCGGCTTCCACGCCGATCCGGTGGGCCTGCTCGATGAGAACCGCGCCGACCTTGTCATCGTTTCCAGCGCCAAGCGCCGCAAGGGCATCGAGCACCATCCGCTGTTCGAATACGACATGCCCGCGCTGCTCGCGCACGACCACCCGCTGCTGCGGAAACCCCACCTCACCGCCCGCGATTTCGAGCGCGAGACGCTCATCACCTACCCGATTCCGGACAACCGCATGGACCTCTTCCGCCAGGTGCTGGAACCCGCGGGCATCGAGCCGAAGGAACGCCGCACCACCGAGCTCACCGTCGCCATCCTCCAGCTCGTGAAGAGCAAGCGCGGCATCGCCGCCCTGCCGCGCTGGGCCGTGCAGCAGTATCTCGACCGCGATTACGTCGCCGAGCGACCGATCGGCACCCACGGCCTGCGCGCCAGCCTCCACGCCGCCACCACCCGCGAGGGTGCCTCGCAGGCCTACATGAAGGAGTTCATCGAAACCGTCCGCCGCACCGCTGAGAAGCAATTCCCCGGCATCCGGTTGTTGTGA
- the tnpA gene encoding IS200/IS605 family transposase yields MSTYLGLHYHLIFGTKDREPSIPRTLLADFHDYLGGVVHGLGGEPHGIGGISDHVHLQVTLKATHCLADFMRELKKASSLWMHHEGRQPGFAWQEGYCALTVSPSARKSVRRYIANQEEHHRVKTFREELLEFLKKADVRYDERYLA; encoded by the coding sequence GTGTCCACCTATCTCGGGCTCCACTACCATCTCATCTTCGGCACCAAGGATCGCGAACCCTCCATCCCGCGAACCTTGCTGGCGGATTTTCATGATTACCTCGGCGGAGTGGTTCACGGTCTGGGCGGTGAGCCCCACGGCATCGGCGGCATCTCGGATCACGTCCACCTGCAGGTCACCCTCAAAGCCACCCATTGCCTCGCCGATTTCATGCGGGAGTTGAAAAAGGCGTCCAGTCTCTGGATGCATCACGAAGGCAGGCAACCGGGTTTCGCGTGGCAGGAGGGATATTGCGCGCTTACCGTCAGCCCCTCGGCGCGGAAATCAGTCCGGCGATACATTGCCAACCAAGAGGAACACCACCGCGTGAAAACCTTCCGCGAGGAACTGTTGGAGTTCTTGAAAAAAGCGGACGTCCGCTACGACGAACGCTACCTCGCGTAA
- the asnS gene encoding asparagine--tRNA ligase yields MRTSIREILKATGPCDEIHAAGWVRTRRDSKAFSFLELNDGSCLGNLQVIADAGIPGTEDLAKMSTGASVAVVGKLVASQGGGQAWEVQASSIRLLGGAPDDFPLQKKGHTTEFLRSIAHLRPRTNLYGAMFRLRSRMSYAVHTFFQERGFHYIHTPIITASDCEGAGEMFRVTTLDPTQAGAKSFADDFFGKAAHLTVSGQLEGETFACALGNIYTFGPTFRAENSNTSRHAAEFWMIEPEMAFCDLQGDMDLAEAMVKYLVKEALEKQDGDLSIFEKFVDKGLRERLEFVAENAFERLPYTEAVEILKKSGKTFDYPVEYGLNLQSEHERWLTEEHFKRPVAVFNYPKEIKPFYMRLNDDDKTVTAMDLLVPGIGEIVGGSQREERLDVLLGNMAQHGLSMEDYGWYADLRKYGTVPHAGFGMGFERLLMFVTGMGNIRDVIPFARTPGHCEF; encoded by the coding sequence ATGCGCACGTCCATCCGCGAGATCCTGAAAGCCACCGGCCCCTGTGATGAAATCCATGCCGCCGGATGGGTGCGGACGCGGCGGGACTCGAAGGCGTTCTCGTTCCTGGAGCTGAACGACGGCTCGTGCCTGGGGAACCTCCAGGTGATCGCGGACGCGGGCATTCCCGGCACCGAAGACCTCGCGAAAATGAGCACCGGGGCCTCGGTGGCGGTGGTCGGGAAACTGGTGGCCTCGCAGGGCGGCGGCCAGGCGTGGGAAGTGCAGGCGAGCTCGATCCGCCTGCTCGGCGGCGCGCCGGATGATTTCCCGCTGCAGAAGAAGGGGCATACCACCGAGTTCCTGCGCTCGATCGCGCACCTGCGCCCGCGCACGAACCTGTATGGCGCGATGTTCCGCCTGCGCAGCCGGATGAGCTACGCGGTGCACACGTTCTTCCAGGAGCGTGGCTTCCACTACATCCACACGCCGATCATCACGGCCAGCGATTGCGAGGGCGCGGGCGAGATGTTCCGCGTGACCACGCTCGATCCCACGCAGGCGGGCGCGAAGTCGTTCGCGGACGACTTCTTCGGCAAGGCCGCGCACCTCACCGTGTCCGGCCAGCTGGAGGGCGAGACCTTCGCCTGCGCGCTGGGGAACATCTATACCTTCGGGCCGACCTTCCGCGCGGAGAACTCGAACACCTCCCGCCACGCCGCGGAGTTCTGGATGATCGAGCCGGAAATGGCGTTCTGCGACCTGCAGGGCGACATGGACCTGGCCGAGGCGATGGTGAAGTACCTGGTGAAGGAGGCGCTGGAGAAGCAGGACGGCGACCTTTCGATCTTCGAGAAGTTCGTGGACAAGGGCCTGCGCGAGCGCCTCGAGTTCGTGGCGGAGAACGCCTTCGAGCGCCTGCCCTACACCGAGGCGGTGGAGATCCTGAAGAAGTCCGGGAAGACCTTCGACTATCCCGTGGAATACGGCCTCAACCTCCAGAGCGAGCACGAGCGCTGGCTCACCGAGGAGCATTTCAAGCGCCCGGTCGCGGTCTTCAACTACCCGAAGGAGATCAAACCGTTCTACATGCGCCTGAACGACGATGACAAGACGGTGACGGCCATGGACCTGCTCGTTCCCGGCATCGGCGAGATCGTCGGCGGCAGCCAGCGCGAGGAGCGTCTCGACGTGCTGCTCGGGAACATGGCGCAGCACGGGCTCTCGATGGAGGACTACGGTTGGTACGCCGACCTTCGTAAATACGGCACCGTGCCGCACGCGGGCTTTGGCATGGGCTTCGAGCGCCTGCTGATGTTCGTCACCGGCATGGGCAACATCCGCGATGTGATCCCTTTCGCCCGCACGCCCGGGCATTGCGAGTTCTGA
- a CDS encoding ELWxxDGT repeat protein: MTRVSGWLVGLGLAAMVSPACAADWQQLALNGGVVSVYAQEIALVPGSAYLMPMGGDLYFWKTGAAGGFALCRVTSAGVVSVLKGDVAEERFSEPGALCVMNGKLYFPARVPDGPIGLWCSDVTSAGTVLVKDDFYVDRELYSLRALTAVGSVLYFNPQDTGYGGDLWKSDGTPQGTVLVKTDVSGGEGGGPESFAAAAGTTFFQAWDWQNGAELWKTDGTASGTQRVKDIASGSNWGSPGLFTPLGGLVYFRAADGNGFDLWKSNGTTAGTTRVHAFGSGWLAGLSEATRIVVSGGKLFFPASGELWVSDGTDGGTVAVETGDEFPVSVPAPRSLTASGGLVYFISNDGGHGEELWCTNGTAAGTRMLKDIRPGGATSLPGNLTDVNGVLYFTADDGVHGLELWRSDGTETGTVLAADVVPGAAGSGVANLTAVGTKLYFSRYQTYLIAPLCVMETAVGSGFDAWAAAAGLTGGDAAAGAVPRGDGVKNLLKYAFNLDPSVADCRTLVPGTGTAGLPCVTRSGSGAGAVLRIEYLRRKNSGLTYRAVQSATLLPGSFSVFSGTPVVTAVGSAWERVVVETPCDPAVTPRLFGRVEVALEP; this comes from the coding sequence ATGACCCGCGTTTCCGGATGGTTGGTTGGATTGGGCCTCGCGGCCATGGTGTCACCCGCATGTGCCGCGGATTGGCAGCAACTCGCGCTCAATGGCGGCGTGGTCTCCGTGTATGCGCAGGAAATCGCGCTGGTGCCGGGCAGTGCGTATCTCATGCCGATGGGCGGGGATTTGTATTTCTGGAAGACCGGCGCGGCGGGTGGCTTCGCCCTGTGCCGGGTGACCTCGGCGGGCGTGGTCTCGGTGTTGAAGGGAGATGTGGCGGAAGAACGGTTCTCCGAGCCGGGGGCGCTGTGCGTGATGAATGGGAAGCTTTACTTCCCCGCTCGCGTCCCCGATGGGCCGATCGGACTCTGGTGCAGCGATGTCACCTCCGCCGGCACGGTGCTGGTGAAGGATGATTTCTATGTCGACCGCGAGCTCTACTCGCTGAGGGCGCTCACCGCGGTGGGCTCCGTGCTCTATTTCAACCCGCAGGACACTGGCTATGGCGGTGATCTTTGGAAGAGCGACGGCACCCCGCAGGGAACCGTGCTGGTGAAGACCGATGTCTCCGGCGGTGAAGGCGGCGGTCCGGAGAGCTTCGCGGCCGCGGCTGGCACGACGTTCTTCCAGGCCTGGGATTGGCAGAATGGCGCGGAGCTGTGGAAGACGGATGGCACTGCTTCCGGCACTCAGCGGGTGAAGGACATCGCCAGCGGCTCCAACTGGGGCTCTCCGGGGCTCTTCACCCCGCTGGGCGGGCTGGTGTATTTCCGGGCCGCCGATGGCAACGGCTTCGACCTCTGGAAGAGCAATGGCACCACGGCGGGCACGACCCGCGTCCACGCCTTCGGCAGCGGTTGGCTCGCTGGATTGTCCGAGGCCACCCGGATCGTGGTCAGCGGCGGGAAGTTGTTTTTTCCCGCGAGCGGGGAGTTGTGGGTGAGCGATGGCACGGATGGCGGCACCGTGGCGGTGGAGACGGGCGATGAGTTTCCGGTTTCCGTGCCAGCCCCCCGCAGCCTGACCGCGTCCGGCGGGCTGGTGTATTTCATTTCGAACGACGGCGGGCACGGCGAGGAGCTGTGGTGCACGAATGGCACCGCCGCGGGCACGCGGATGCTCAAGGACATCCGCCCGGGAGGCGCGACCTCCCTGCCCGGCAACCTCACCGATGTGAACGGCGTGCTCTATTTCACCGCCGACGATGGCGTGCATGGCCTGGAGCTGTGGCGGAGCGATGGCACGGAGACCGGCACGGTGCTGGCGGCGGATGTGGTGCCGGGAGCGGCGGGCTCCGGGGTGGCGAACCTGACCGCCGTGGGAACGAAGCTCTACTTCTCCCGCTACCAGACCTATCTCATCGCGCCGCTGTGCGTGATGGAAACGGCCGTGGGGTCCGGTTTCGATGCCTGGGCGGCCGCCGCCGGGCTCACCGGGGGCGATGCCGCCGCGGGAGCGGTGCCGCGTGGCGACGGGGTGAAGAACCTGCTCAAGTATGCCTTCAACCTCGATCCATCGGTGGCGGACTGCCGCACGCTGGTGCCCGGCACCGGCACGGCGGGGCTGCCCTGCGTGACGCGTTCCGGCAGCGGCGCGGGTGCCGTGCTGCGGATCGAATACCTGCGTCGGAAGAACAGCGGGCTCACCTACCGGGCGGTCCAGTCCGCCACGCTCCTGCCGGGTTCGTTCAGCGTCTTTTCCGGCACCCCGGTGGTGACGGCGGTGGGATCGGCCTGGGAGCGCGTGGTGGTGGAAACGCCGTGCGATCCGGCGGTGACACCGCGGTTGTTCGGCCGGGTCGAGGTGGCATTGGAACCGTGA
- a CDS encoding DUF5069 domain-containing protein, with the protein MKLPSPYDTLAGCLWLPRILAKARLFRSGGLPAEYEPRFCHPVGVDGEFLKAFGLTKDEIVSAAAGTDEEAAAWFGGRLAMERIEAWNHVARNLGRPGFPLEERLPIGKATVYAHLDTTGIETVFEVLVLDEAS; encoded by the coding sequence ATGAAACTTCCATCGCCTTACGACACGCTGGCCGGTTGCCTGTGGCTGCCGCGGATCCTCGCCAAGGCCCGCCTGTTCCGCTCCGGAGGGCTTCCCGCGGAGTATGAACCGCGGTTCTGCCACCCGGTCGGGGTTGATGGCGAGTTCCTGAAAGCGTTCGGCCTCACGAAGGACGAGATCGTTTCCGCGGCCGCGGGCACGGATGAGGAAGCGGCGGCGTGGTTCGGCGGCCGGCTTGCGATGGAGCGGATCGAGGCATGGAACCACGTGGCTCGGAACCTGGGTCGGCCGGGATTCCCGCTGGAGGAACGCCTCCCGATCGGCAAGGCGACGGTCTACGCGCACCTCGACACGACGGGCATCGAGACGGTGTTCGAGGTGCTGGTGCTGGATGAGGCGAGTTGA
- a CDS encoding PVC-type heme-binding CxxCH protein, translating to MIRAVLCSIAVTTAFLTAQEWKPAKDPQSVPTVEFKVPSDLEVTVFASTPQLFNPTNLDVDAKGRLWVTEGVNYRGHKGRRPEGDRVVVLEDTNGDGKADTSHTFVQDKELIAPLGIAVFDNKIVVSQPPNIIVYTDVNRDQKFDPAVDKREILLTGFNAINHDHSLHSVTGGPDGKWYINNGNCGAVFTDKSGKTFRMAGDYYKNGGGEWPVNTQPEIGKKSDDGHVWTPGFTARMNPDGTNVEIVGHGYRNSYENCENSLGEVFQNDNDDPPACRTSYILEYGSAGYFTREGRSYTTVKRSSYSKNPTVSTVMPISDWGRTHWRQDDPGTFDIGDLYGGGSPTGIAFYENGALGKKYAGTLLSCEAARNVIFGYQPEPVGAGYKLERSDFMTSNTTGEFSGADYTGTKKGADDRTLFRPSDVVVGADGALYVTDWFDARVGGHGDLDESCSGTVYRIAPKGFKSKVSPVDLATIPGSIAALRSPANNIRWTGFNSLQQKGAAAFDAVLALTKDSDPWIAARGVWLLPHLGPKGVSACESLLESSDTRTRLVAFRALRRTAKDILPYASKLATDSSAAIRRDVALSLRDLPADKTAPILAQVAKGWDGKDKNYIESIGLAAAEQENAVWTALRDSLGQKDPLKWSDNFAKLTWRLWPSQAVADLKTRALSTALTKEQRALAVESLSFIDDKSAADAMLELTDDKSPSKPDAVSWLFVRGTGAWAKFNLRDELKKRGIYDPDKIELTEITVPGKPEKANFTPDDVMKLTGDATKGKAAAMRCVMCHQIGDAGPHYAPDLKGWVARQGPAMAARSIVDPSADIAHGFEGTAIQLKDGKWIDGLVTSTGDPTVITSTGGVTQMVPKNRIQSTKHMDRSLMLSADQLGLSAQDVADVIAWLKTYN from the coding sequence ATGATCCGAGCCGTCCTTTGTTCGATTGCCGTAACCACCGCGTTCCTCACCGCGCAGGAATGGAAACCCGCCAAGGACCCGCAAAGTGTCCCCACCGTGGAGTTCAAGGTCCCGTCCGACCTTGAGGTCACCGTCTTCGCCTCCACGCCCCAACTTTTCAACCCCACCAACCTCGACGTCGACGCCAAGGGCCGCCTGTGGGTGACGGAGGGCGTGAACTACCGCGGCCACAAGGGCCGCCGCCCGGAAGGCGACCGCGTGGTGGTGCTGGAAGACACCAATGGCGACGGCAAGGCCGACACCTCCCACACCTTCGTCCAGGACAAGGAACTCATCGCCCCGCTCGGGATCGCGGTCTTCGACAACAAGATCGTCGTTTCCCAGCCGCCGAACATCATCGTCTACACCGACGTGAACCGGGACCAGAAGTTCGATCCCGCCGTGGACAAACGCGAGATCCTGCTCACCGGCTTCAACGCCATCAACCACGACCACTCGCTCCACTCCGTGACCGGCGGTCCGGATGGCAAGTGGTATATCAACAACGGCAACTGCGGCGCCGTCTTCACCGACAAGTCCGGCAAGACCTTCCGCATGGCCGGTGACTACTACAAGAACGGTGGCGGCGAATGGCCGGTCAACACCCAGCCCGAGATCGGCAAGAAGAGCGACGACGGCCATGTCTGGACGCCCGGCTTCACCGCCCGCATGAACCCGGACGGCACCAATGTCGAGATCGTCGGCCACGGCTACCGCAACAGCTACGAGAACTGCGAGAACTCGCTCGGCGAGGTCTTCCAGAACGACAACGACGATCCGCCCGCCTGCCGCACCTCCTACATCCTGGAGTATGGCTCCGCCGGTTACTTCACCCGTGAGGGCCGCAGCTACACCACCGTGAAGCGCTCGTCCTACTCGAAGAACCCCACCGTTTCCACGGTGATGCCGATTTCCGACTGGGGCCGCACCCACTGGCGCCAGGACGACCCCGGCACCTTCGACATCGGCGACCTCTACGGCGGCGGATCGCCCACCGGCATCGCGTTCTATGAGAACGGCGCGCTGGGCAAGAAATACGCCGGCACGCTGCTGAGCTGCGAGGCCGCGCGCAACGTGATCTTCGGCTACCAGCCGGAGCCGGTCGGCGCGGGCTACAAGCTGGAGCGCTCGGATTTCATGACGTCGAACACCACCGGCGAATTCTCCGGCGCGGACTACACCGGCACGAAGAAGGGCGCGGATGACCGCACCCTGTTCCGCCCGTCCGACGTGGTGGTGGGTGCGGATGGCGCGCTCTACGTCACCGACTGGTTTGACGCCCGCGTCGGCGGCCACGGCGACCTCGACGAGTCCTGCTCCGGCACTGTCTACCGCATCGCGCCGAAGGGCTTCAAATCGAAGGTTTCCCCGGTCGATCTCGCCACCATCCCCGGCAGCATCGCCGCGCTGCGCAGCCCGGCGAACAACATCCGCTGGACCGGCTTCAACAGCCTCCAGCAGAAGGGTGCCGCCGCTTTCGACGCCGTGCTGGCCCTGACCAAGGACTCCGATCCGTGGATCGCCGCCCGTGGCGTGTGGCTCCTGCCGCACCTCGGCCCGAAGGGCGTGTCCGCCTGCGAGAGCCTGCTGGAATCCTCCGACACCCGCACGCGCCTCGTCGCCTTCCGCGCCCTGCGCCGCACCGCCAAGGACATCCTGCCCTACGCCTCGAAGCTGGCCACGGATTCTTCCGCCGCCATCCGCCGCGATGTGGCGCTCTCGCTCCGCGATCTCCCGGCCGACAAGACCGCCCCGATCCTCGCCCAGGTGGCGAAGGGCTGGGACGGCAAGGACAAGAACTACATCGAGTCCATCGGCCTCGCCGCCGCCGAGCAGGAAAACGCCGTCTGGACCGCCCTGCGCGACTCCCTCGGCCAGAAGGACCCGCTGAAGTGGAGCGACAACTTCGCCAAGCTCACCTGGCGCCTGTGGCCGTCCCAGGCCGTGGCCGACCTGAAGACCCGCGCGCTTTCCACCGCCCTGACCAAGGAGCAGCGCGCGCTCGCCGTGGAATCGCTGTCGTTCATCGATGACAAGTCCGCCGCCGACGCGATGCTGGAACTCACCGACGACAAGTCCCCCTCGAAGCCGGACGCCGTGAGCTGGCTCTTCGTCCGCGGCACCGGTGCCTGGGCCAAGTTCAACCTTCGCGACGAGCTGAAGAAGCGCGGCATCTACGACCCGGACAAGATCGAGCTCACCGAGATCACCGTGCCGGGCAAGCCGGAGAAGGCCAACTTCACCCCGGATGACGTGATGAAGCTCACCGGCGACGCCACCAAGGGCAAGGCCGCCGCCATGCGCTGCGTGATGTGCCACCAGATCGGCGACGCCGGCCCGCACTACGCGCCGGATCTCAAGGGATGGGTCGCCCGCCAGGGTCCAGCCATGGCCGCCCGCTCGATCGTGGATCCCTCCGCGGACATCGCCCACGGCTTCGAAGGCACCGCCATCCAGCTCAAGGACGGCAAGTGGATCGACGGCCTCGTGACCTCCACCGGCGATCCGACCGTGATCACCTCCACCGGCGGCGTGACGCAGATGGTGCCGAAGAACCGCATCCAGTCCACCAAGCACATGGACCGCTCGCTGATGCTCTCCGCCGACCAGCTCGGCCTCAGCGCCCAGGACGTCGCCGACGTCATCGCCTGGCTGAAGACGTATAACTAA
- a CDS encoding SRPBCC family protein, translating into MRSVRTAWVIDAPPAVVWPLLCSSRMDTAIPCAFRLGIPKPVECRLPEGQGGVGRERQCVSNRGVIHQRITHWEEPRCLRFRMEDTTLYFRPCVTAIEEEFVLEPVGTDRTRVTRTTTLTVAGVGRPLKAAIMLAGLKCVHRYVFRNWQRLAVG; encoded by the coding sequence GTGAGAAGCGTCCGCACGGCTTGGGTGATCGACGCGCCTCCGGCGGTGGTGTGGCCGTTGTTGTGTTCCTCGCGGATGGACACGGCCATTCCCTGTGCCTTCCGCCTCGGGATTCCCAAGCCGGTGGAATGCCGCCTGCCGGAAGGGCAGGGCGGCGTGGGGCGGGAGCGGCAGTGCGTTTCCAACCGCGGGGTGATCCACCAACGCATCACCCATTGGGAGGAACCCCGCTGCCTGAGGTTCCGCATGGAGGACACCACCCTTTATTTCCGGCCCTGTGTCACGGCCATCGAGGAGGAGTTTGTCCTCGAACCGGTCGGGACGGATCGCACCCGTGTGACCCGCACCACCACCCTCACGGTCGCGGGCGTGGGACGGCCCCTCAAGGCGGCCATCATGCTGGCGGGGTTGAAATGCGTGCACCGTTACGTGTTCCGGAACTGGCAGCGGTTGGCGGTGGGCTAA